The sequence AATTACATTtgaggttctttttttttttcattattcgtgcatgtctgtctgttttgaAGGTGAAGAAGGTTCTTATCGATCCAAAAGCCGATCCAAAGAATGCAGCTACTGCCATAAGTCATTCCGGTCCAGCTACTACCTCACGGTTCACCTGAGGACTCACACAGGTGTGTTGAATAAATTATAGACATTATTCATTCCTTTGGCTTGTGTTCTAATCTGTTTCTGTTGACTGGTTCTAGGTGAGAAACCATTCAAGTGTGTCTACTGCGACTACGCTGCCGCCCAGAAGACGTCCCTGAAATATCACATGGACCGGCGGCACAAGGACCGACCTGCTGTGGAGATTCCCAGCAGACCTGTTCCCCCAGTGATCCCCGTCAGTGATGGAAACGTAGAAAAAGACCAGCCAAATCCTGCTCCAAACACATCTAAAGTCAGTGTTCCGAACGTAGAAGGGTCGTGCACCAGTCCTAAGTCAGAAGTCTCATTTAATGGCATAGAAAACAAACCTGGCAACCCAGTTGTCCAGGTGAAAACAGAGAATGAGGAGTTAGTTTTTGAGTGTGTATCTTTTGAGCTGGGACAGGGGGACCCCGAGGGCCCCTTAAACCTGTCCTTAAACATGTCTGTCGTCCTCTCTTCCGGTCCAGAGCCCGCAAATGCCTCAGTTACCATTCCCTGTCCTTTTTGTCCATTTGAAACCATGTACCCAGAGGTTCTGGTGATCCACACAAAGATCAACCACGAAGACAAGTTagaacccccccaaaaaaacgtCTTCCAAGGCAACTTGAAGCTAAAACGCTCAACAGGTTGCCCCCCTACTCTGGATGGGAAAGATGTCCCCCCACTCGAGATGATTGGTCGGCGTCATCCACGCAGGACCAAGTCCCCACCTCGTCTCCCCGCAAAGCCAGAAGTCACGACTCCTGTCATCCCACCCCCTAGTTTTCAACCGCCACCTTTTTGTCTCCCAATTGGCGGTGATGTCTGGGAGCCCCAGTGTCAAAGGCCTAACATTAACACACGCCCCAGTCAGGAACCCCCCAAACATTCCGAGCTAGTGAGGAAACCCAACCCAGGAAGTAATGTAGTAGAACGACCAGGCCCCCCAGAGAGAAACGGGATTGGGGAGAGAAGTTACCCAACCAGAAGCAGTGTCATGTGGCAGCCGGATGCCGCCAGGCTGTGTCTGTCCAGTCAGTTCGCCAGTCTCCCCCAGATGGATTTTGGCGAACCTTTGAGCAAGAGGTTAAAATATAATGCGCCTATAGTCAGGGAGGCTGACGGCGGCGAGAAGCCCGTCCTCAGAGGTCCGGTGGTGAACGGAAACGGCAGGATGCCCATGTCAGGGAAGGGTGTGAAAACCCCCTCACAAGGGTCGGCTCCTTCTGACAACTTGGGTTGTCTGGGTGGTTTGGACAACGACTGGGGCATGATGAACTTTCTGCACCCCTACTCACCCAACGACCTGGCATCTCTTTAtcacgcccccccacccccacccggcCACGGAGGACTGGTCAACCCTAAATCTGGTAAGTAGTAGGTTAGCCGGTCCAGACGAGACCTTTCTAGCTGCTTGTTGGAGAGTTAACATGAAGGGTCTTTTCTTAGGGGGCAGAATGGTGCTGTACCAACCCATACACGCTCTGCCCACCCTGCAGATGAGGGCCCCCCCAGCCTTGTTCTCTAATCAACGCTATGGCAGCACTGACAAAAGTACCTAAGGGGGCAGCGAGGTGAAAGGCTGGCAAGCACCTGGAAGCTCCACCAGAACTTCTGAACAGTCCGACCCTGTATTTAGAAAACATTATTAACGCGCTGTTTGAAGAGTTTGAACCGTGCTGCTACCTTATTTTGAAGAACGTTTTTGTTAACCGATTTGAGACTAGTATTTGTGCTTTAGAATGTTGCCTCTCTTAATGTATTTTCAAGAGAAGAAAAGTATTGAATCAACATTTCATATGctttaaatgaaatatatatattttttgatgcTCCacttcggggttttttttttttccaatgtgaTGTTCAGATATGTCAGAGCGCCTGAAGTTAACAGTCGAGGGGATAAAATGTAAGAACAAACCTGCCTCTGGTCACTATGAGTCGACGTCCGGGCCACGGAGGCGCCGCCGTGGTCGACCTCATGTTATTTCAGTAACGCTGCCTCAGTCGTCCCGTCGCGATCGGACTGCGTTTGAGTTTTACTACAGGTGTAGGTGTGACTGAGTTGAAGCGGCAGCAGGTGATCCCAACAGTCCACAGGGAACTGTTTCATTTCAGTATGactgttctgtaaataaaaaaaagcagaaacatttaTAACAAAATGTGAACAGGTTTATTCTATAAAGATATTTAGACTCATGAatttctggctttttttttgccactttgaaatgtttaagttattttctttgtatttccATATCTTGTATCCTAGTATCTGAAATGTATGTTGGagatttttgcaaaaacgtTTCAATAAAGTGGGACGCCAAACATTCTTGTCGTTTGTTGCCTAGGAAACAGAACATCCAGCACAAAAGGACACAGATGTAGATTCTTAAAATTCACAGTTGGAATAAAAACAAGAGTTTTGGGTTAACGTTTGAAGTTAAGACATCAGAAATCTGGAAGAGATGCATGCTGATTACATTCTATGACATTAagataaatctttttttataattgttttattttagttccAGTCTAGTGAATTCTGAATTCATTATTCCATCTGGCTCAGAAGCAGTGATTTGAACATGACATCTGACAGTAGATCTGAATGGATGGAAGTTTGCAGGAGGTTAAAGGAGAACAAACCTCGGGATGTTTTTCCATCTTCTTCATTGTCGATATTGTTAAGACTCATTcctgaaacacaaataaaaaatctgaacacataaaaataattttttcggCCTCTAAACGCATCATGGAGGGGGAGTCTTACTTTAAACACGTGGTGAATGTTTTTCCTGCCACTGACGCAAATTGGCCACTAGGTGGCAACATTTCCAAAGTCTGGATTGAAAAGCTGCTTCCTGTTGAACAACAGACCTGCTGCAAGCACTTTGTGATCAATCTGTATTAGTGAGCAGGTTGAGGTTGAGTCACAGCTAtgatgttagcattagcaccgAGAAGACCTTAAaacagccccgcccaccaggaAGGACATCAAAACGCCCGCGCTGCGCCTTAGCTGCACACCCACATACAAATTGATCAATGATCCTCACAGGTGGTGCCCATCAGCCCTCAAATGCAACACCTGATTGGACACGTCTGATAGGTGTGGTCTGGGGGacgatgggggggtggggtggtgctTTGACCTGGCGATGGCGTGAGCTCCTCACAAAGGCCTCAACTTGGCTGCTGCAGCTGAACTCCACAAGGAGTCACGCAAAAGTGGCACAACCCATCAGGCCGATGCGTTCTGCAAACGGCAAATTGCAAGGGACAATCtccagcacactgaacacttaaAACTTTgattccaccccccccctccctccctttttgAGTAGACCACATCTGTTTGCTGTCTGTTCCCCTGGGCCTGCACTGTGTAATCTATTGCATTAGCTCACATTAGTGCATATCGCCCATGGGCCTTGGTAATCACAAACGCAAAATGAGCATTTCACTTAGCATCACCCTCATATTCCCCCCACATTGAGGCAAAGTTagtgcaaaaagcagcgatgacAAGCAGCTCGCCGCCAtcaaacccccaccccccccgccgccgccgccgcccgccACTCCCCTTCAGGAATGATGCAGGGTTTTCATGTCAGACGTCCCTTTCAGAGGCGAGGA is a genomic window of Antennarius striatus isolate MH-2024 chromosome 2, ASM4005453v1, whole genome shotgun sequence containing:
- the znf217 gene encoding zinc finger protein 217; amino-acid sequence: MPSQSLLPRVKSPDGPTQDNLFKNMSSIPDPGTSMTPHATSESEPAGCMFCDRTFTHPDELGPHVLTEHPTTFFEPAVLRVDAEFRFPGERPPSKPISPTVEKEEVLSCIICGQVTQDAGELETHMRKHKDYFTYCCKICGRRFREPWFLKNHMKKHGKTKSMSQKDSEPPATINGVVLEPSEPVVTLYKMCMVCGFFFPDHDTLVEHSKVHNREAEPSRDGGEENLDSDTQSGDAQETFLQGMGLLSRSTGSSSQPKRSSKWIPQLDPITTYQAWQVATKGKVAVSNNTTKDVSQEGSTDCEGSGSDKDELNNNPSESQKDKNPKEALGRELRSQAVVEPQQSSLMEKEKEKDRPTTCEECQRTFRTYHQLVLHSRIHKRERGGEETPTIAEGKLSRVSSLEPPEEGPEEGLEESSSTESLAIGEEGSYRSKSRSKECSYCHKSFRSSYYLTVHLRTHTGEKPFKCVYCDYAAAQKTSLKYHMDRRHKDRPAVEIPSRPVPPVIPVSDGNVEKDQPNPAPNTSKVSVPNVEGSCTSPKSEVSFNGIENKPGNPVVQVKTENEELVFECVSFELGQGDPEGPLNLSLNMSVVLSSGPEPANASVTIPCPFCPFETMYPEVLVIHTKINHEDKLEPPQKNVFQGNLKLKRSTGCPPTLDGKDVPPLEMIGRRHPRRTKSPPRLPAKPEVTTPVIPPPSFQPPPFCLPIGGDVWEPQCQRPNINTRPSQEPPKHSELVRKPNPGSNVVERPGPPERNGIGERSYPTRSSVMWQPDAARLCLSSQFASLPQMDFGEPLSKRLKYNAPIVREADGGEKPVLRGPVVNGNGRMPMSGKGVKTPSQGSAPSDNLGCLGGLDNDWGMMNFLHPYSPNDLASLYHAPPPPPGHGGLVNPKSGGRMVLYQPIHALPTLQMRAPPALFSNQRYGSTDKST